The proteins below come from a single Acidobacteriota bacterium genomic window:
- a CDS encoding protein phosphatase 2C domain-containing protein yields METNFKITSGAISDRGLSEKRPQNEDSYLEMVKCGIYAVADGVGGAQAGEVASQMAVEIIGEAFTNRHDGDDAESVMREAIRQANTAIHQMAHELPQLSNMATTIVALHISGSIATIGHVGDSRLYRVDRDGNLFAETADHSMVAEEVRAGRMTAEQAENHPSRNIISRALGAESNVDIELKTIMIEPGTAFLLCSDGITRHVNDQEIKGVLTFGGSPNEICEYLKGLCYERGAEDNLTAVVVKVSTANISEPQPQDLPTALETLVEIEEPTVATARSSSEELPSFPEEEELLELETSDLAIPNAETLKFPAEPADNLPELNNLPQTESSLGAPLIEKALGEPAVEQAPAKDESFSMFGGDAAATNEEPGSGSMAKVAGGFAMLVLGSLIGLGVYHFALVPKTSDVPDQKLSVMKTDDIAFSSFEKLRRNVDADPAAYVKEIPPADDAEDYYLIGRAHLLLGDFPKARLALIEAQKQLSKAEPANAKVLNADIALALAITNDPTLQVRLKQEIEANAKLNSSAANTNTNR; encoded by the coding sequence ATGGAAACCAACTTCAAAATCACATCCGGAGCGATCAGCGACCGTGGACTGAGCGAAAAGCGGCCGCAGAATGAGGATTCGTACCTCGAAATGGTCAAGTGTGGTATCTACGCAGTTGCTGACGGAGTCGGCGGTGCTCAGGCAGGTGAAGTTGCGTCACAAATGGCGGTGGAAATTATAGGTGAAGCATTCACAAACCGCCATGATGGTGACGATGCCGAATCCGTAATGCGGGAGGCAATTCGCCAGGCGAATACGGCCATCCACCAGATGGCCCATGAGTTGCCCCAACTCTCGAACATGGCAACCACGATCGTTGCTCTCCATATCTCGGGCAGCATCGCCACCATCGGCCATGTCGGCGATTCCCGGCTCTATAGAGTCGATCGCGATGGAAATCTATTTGCGGAAACAGCGGATCATTCCATGGTCGCAGAAGAGGTTCGTGCCGGTCGCATGACGGCTGAGCAGGCCGAGAATCATCCGAGCCGCAACATCATTAGCCGAGCTCTTGGTGCCGAATCGAACGTCGATATCGAACTCAAGACGATCATGATCGAACCGGGAACGGCTTTTCTGCTATGCTCCGACGGGATCACACGACATGTCAACGACCAGGAGATCAAAGGTGTCCTAACCTTTGGCGGATCGCCGAATGAGATCTGTGAATATCTGAAAGGACTCTGTTACGAACGCGGAGCAGAAGATAATCTAACAGCCGTCGTCGTTAAGGTATCGACCGCTAACATCTCGGAACCCCAGCCGCAAGATCTTCCTACCGCCCTTGAGACACTCGTTGAGATCGAGGAACCAACCGTTGCGACAGCAAGATCCTCGTCTGAAGAACTGCCGTCATTTCCGGAAGAAGAAGAACTCTTGGAACTGGAAACCAGTGATTTGGCTATTCCTAATGCCGAGACACTCAAGTTCCCGGCCGAGCCTGCGGATAATTTGCCCGAGCTAAACAATCTTCCTCAGACGGAATCATCATTAGGGGCTCCTTTGATAGAGAAAGCTCTTGGCGAGCCTGCAGTCGAGCAGGCTCCGGCGAAAGACGAGTCGTTTTCAATGTTCGGCGGCGATGCGGCCGCGACTAACGAAGAACCGGGCAGCGGATCGATGGCAAAGGTCGCCGGCGGATTTGCGATGCTCGTTCTTGGCAGCTTGATCGGGCTTGGCGTCTACCATTTCGCTTTAGTTCCAAAGACATCAGACGTTCCGGATCAGAAATTGTCTGTCATGAAGACAGACGATATCGCTTTCAGTTCCTTTGAGAAATTACGCCGGAATGTCGATGCCGATCCTGCCGCCTACGTCAAGGAAATCCCACCGGCGGACGATGCCGAGGATTACTACCTTATCGGTCGAGCTCATCTATTGTTAGGTGACTTCCCTAAAGCAAGACTCGCTCTGATCGAGGCTCAAAAGCAACTCTCAAAAGCAGAACCGGCGAACGCAAAGGTCTTGAATGCTGATATAGCTCTTGCTCTGGCAATAACCAACGATCCGACGCTGCAGGTTCGCCTGAAACAGGAGATCGAAGCCAACGCAAAGCTCAACTCAAGTGCGGCAAATACTAATACGAATCGCTAG
- a CDS encoding FtsW/RodA/SpoVE family cell cycle protein: protein MKNRTSSHFFILALIALVTAIGHYSIYYGALIRGYETSTITAQRNIFLLLFLAVLPIFLKRFIKFEGNWTLYTSAVLLFSIGLTVQYRLFSDPEYTSRKDKAEARQQKIKVLQMHYIQENYSAEKKQIMGLPPTPPSPVDLEAEKPTPAPETYAGVYLSGRTINPLLGILGLIGAFIFLRDDRFLKILQANGFAIVLLTLGPLFVAAIWSRAGKFGGNLTPWELAKIPFLVGFAAILAVLYKNLARTYWGIPRAKDALPLVFMAVLPFLPFFVLKDFGQMMVFSAVYATLYLIAIRRLPQRFVMVGSVLLLVSVLVVGALPEKTQEKIPLLPTLAAPVKKILPDRIQQRFHLWLDGFDPPTPETSWWKEDYEDYYNKLVEKDPNLPQILAEDPDLQRTINIDAWFDVLAFQPAQATFGLASGGTTGRGLGLGYPELIPVADSDYIFAALAEELGLFGGLLVTFALIVFVGAGVRTARDSRDMFSKLCSIGLAAFIGFQALVNIGGITRALPMTGITLPFVSHGGFSLITSFTMLGMLLAFSHRASVDRRRDEFQAESE, encoded by the coding sequence GTGAAAAACAGAACATCATCACATTTTTTCATTCTTGCTCTGATCGCCCTGGTGACCGCTATTGGCCATTACTCTATTTATTATGGGGCATTGATCCGCGGCTACGAGACGTCTACGATCACAGCTCAACGCAATATCTTTCTTCTTTTATTTCTTGCAGTTCTGCCTATTTTCTTAAAGCGATTTATTAAGTTTGAAGGTAATTGGACCCTGTACACATCCGCCGTGCTGCTTTTTTCGATCGGACTGACAGTCCAGTATCGACTTTTCAGCGATCCCGAATACACCTCGCGTAAAGACAAAGCCGAGGCTCGACAGCAAAAGATCAAGGTTCTCCAGATGCATTACATTCAGGAGAATTATTCAGCCGAGAAAAAGCAGATAATGGGATTGCCGCCAACGCCGCCATCGCCGGTTGATCTCGAAGCAGAAAAACCAACGCCAGCGCCCGAAACGTACGCCGGAGTCTATCTTTCCGGCCGCACTATCAATCCACTCCTCGGAATCCTGGGATTGATCGGGGCGTTCATATTTCTGCGGGACGATAGATTTCTTAAGATATTGCAGGCGAACGGCTTTGCAATAGTATTGCTTACGCTGGGGCCGCTCTTTGTTGCGGCTATCTGGTCGCGGGCAGGCAAATTTGGCGGCAATCTGACTCCGTGGGAGTTGGCCAAGATCCCCTTCTTAGTCGGCTTTGCCGCTATCTTGGCGGTGCTGTACAAGAATCTAGCCCGAACTTATTGGGGCATTCCACGTGCCAAGGATGCTCTGCCGTTGGTTTTCATGGCCGTTTTGCCTTTTCTGCCGTTCTTCGTACTGAAGGATTTCGGGCAGATGATGGTTTTTAGTGCGGTTTACGCGACGCTTTACCTTATTGCGATCCGGCGTCTCCCGCAGAGATTTGTGATGGTTGGCAGTGTTTTGCTTCTGGTATCTGTTCTCGTCGTCGGAGCCTTACCCGAGAAAACGCAGGAGAAAATACCGCTGCTGCCAACGCTCGCTGCTCCGGTAAAGAAGATACTCCCCGACCGCATCCAGCAGCGGTTCCATCTCTGGCTCGATGGCTTTGATCCGCCGACGCCTGAAACATCCTGGTGGAAAGAAGATTATGAGGACTATTACAATAAACTAGTCGAGAAAGACCCAAATCTGCCGCAAATACTCGCCGAAGATCCGGATCTGCAGAGGACGATCAACATCGATGCGTGGTTTGATGTGCTCGCGTTTCAACCGGCTCAGGCGACTTTTGGATTGGCATCCGGTGGTACGACAGGAAGGGGGCTGGGGCTCGGATATCCTGAGCTGATCCCGGTCGCGGATTCCGATTACATCTTCGCCGCATTGGCCGAAGAACTTGGACTTTTTGGAGGTTTGTTGGTAACCTTTGCCCTGATCGTTTTCGTTGGTGCCGGGGTCCGAACCGCACGCGATTCGCGTGATATGTTCAGCAAACTCTGCTCTATCGGGCTCGCTGCATTTATCGGATTTCAGGCACTCGTAAATATTGGCGGCATCACGCGAGCATTGCCAATGACCGGTATCACGCTTCCATTTGTCAGCCACGGCGGTTTTAGCCTTATCACCAGCTTCACGATGCTCGGCATGCTCTTGGCATTTTCTCATCGAGCGAGCGTTGATCGACGTAGGGACGAATTTCAAGCCGAATCAGAGTAA
- a CDS encoding FHA domain-containing protein, with the protein MTDKTPVSKKGLSADWLLQGALTRIGDTVDKFTGRRWTPSSSLATSELVERMKKLLDSEVKGVLGKGSIVPHNITLKVQWDKFATDADDTLLKLENELLTAAADHINDKLYYTFAPLSVEVKPDYFTEGVKLFVSFDKFSDEDHEAELNVTIPSIKLGDAKPHAELIEKEREGAVFVAHFELNGTPRDRRITFPSNGRLSVGRTVSNDLTIDDVSVSKIHASLVIDSDDNLSVADTGSTNGTFVNGERIPYGKALRLKAEDRVKFGMVDVVFEKIPSESGNTSELSQRFSQENTIEIDGLKFTGKVSAEAKIAAQDPPEKTVEIDPMKTFIDPAPREDTK; encoded by the coding sequence ATGACTGACAAGACACCCGTTTCCAAGAAAGGACTCTCAGCCGATTGGCTTTTACAGGGTGCCTTGACAAGAATCGGGGACACAGTCGACAAGTTCACGGGGCGGCGTTGGACACCGTCAAGCAGTCTCGCAACCAGCGAACTCGTCGAGCGGATGAAAAAACTCCTCGACTCGGAAGTGAAGGGCGTTCTGGGGAAAGGATCTATTGTTCCTCACAACATCACGTTAAAGGTCCAATGGGATAAATTCGCAACGGATGCTGATGACACGTTGCTAAAACTGGAAAACGAGCTTCTCACCGCAGCGGCCGACCACATCAACGACAAGCTTTACTACACATTTGCTCCATTATCTGTTGAGGTCAAACCTGACTACTTTACGGAAGGCGTCAAGCTCTTTGTCAGCTTCGACAAGTTTTCCGATGAAGATCACGAGGCGGAACTGAACGTCACGATCCCGTCGATAAAACTTGGGGATGCCAAGCCACACGCCGAGTTGATCGAGAAAGAACGGGAAGGAGCCGTCTTCGTCGCTCATTTTGAGTTGAACGGAACTCCGCGTGACCGTCGCATTACATTTCCGTCCAACGGCCGTCTCTCGGTCGGACGTACCGTCTCAAACGACCTGACGATAGATGATGTCAGTGTATCTAAGATCCATGCATCGCTTGTAATAGATAGCGATGACAATCTCTCGGTCGCTGACACCGGCTCGACAAACGGAACTTTCGTGAATGGCGAGCGTATCCCGTACGGAAAGGCGTTGAGATTGAAGGCGGAGGATCGCGTTAAGTTTGGGATGGTGGACGTGGTATTTGAAAAGATCCCTTCCGAATCCGGAAACACAAGTGAACTTTCTCAGCGATTTTCGCAGGAGAACACGATCGAGATCGACGGGCTTAAATTCACTGGTAAAGTGTCGGCGGAAGCAAAAATAGCGGCTCAAGATCCGCCCGAGAAAACGGTAGAGATCGATCCGATGAAAACGTTCATAGATCCGGCCCCTCGAGAGGACACCAAATGA
- a CDS encoding prepilin-type N-terminal cleavage/methylation domain-containing protein: METRSVPAKATPESGFSLLELLVSMVIFLVVSAAVWGLLRTAQQSRSAVTEEVQLAKTFVSLSARSRETPLTPDLATLRRAPLCCPITGSRPPLGCRNDFDTSRDTVPPVIAGNNITLSTFATTANTRTDQVTFLYKDKYIQRNKRRLAASEY, from the coding sequence GTGGAAACAAGATCTGTACCTGCAAAAGCTACTCCCGAGAGCGGCTTTTCGCTGCTTGAGTTGCTGGTTTCGATGGTGATCTTCCTTGTCGTTTCAGCAGCCGTTTGGGGGCTTCTAAGGACGGCGCAACAGAGCCGGTCCGCCGTTACCGAAGAAGTTCAGCTGGCGAAAACGTTCGTATCGCTCTCAGCCAGATCTCGAGAGACGCCTTTAACGCCGGATTTGGCTACCCTTCGGCGAGCACCGTTGTGCTGCCCGATAACAGGATCTCGACCGCCCTTGGGGTGCCGAAACGATTTTGACACCAGCCGCGACACGGTTCCGCCGGTGATCGCAGGGAATAACATCACCCTGAGTACGTTCGCGACGACCGCAAATACGAGGACGGACCAGGTTACCTTTCTTTATAAGGACAAATACATTCAACGTAATAAGCGGCGTCTCGCAGCCTCGGAATATTAA
- a CDS encoding AAA family ATPase, with protein sequence MANAQYLTLLSGKGGSGKTVIGMSMARVLGEAGYRALLVDCDYSTHGATYFFEDEIATDPELCSFERMNFPLADVDPRIFLTSSGFYFIPYTLRLGEETFVTAKDALSEILKNLARIVEKMK encoded by the coding sequence ATGGCTAATGCACAGTATCTCACCTTACTAAGCGGAAAAGGAGGTTCCGGAAAGACAGTCATTGGTATGTCCATGGCGCGCGTACTAGGTGAAGCAGGATATCGGGCACTTTTAGTTGACTGCGACTATTCAACTCATGGTGCGACCTACTTCTTTGAGGACGAGATAGCCACTGATCCTGAGTTATGCAGTTTCGAGAGAATGAACTTCCCTCTTGCTGACGTTGATCCACGTATCTTTCTAACAAGTTCCGGTTTTTACTTTATACCCTATACTCTGAGGCTAGGCGAAGAAACTTTTGTCACCGCAAAAGATGCGCTTTCAGAAATTCTGAAGAATCTAGCTCGCATAGTTGAAAAAATGAAATAG
- a CDS encoding protein kinase has translation MQKLLRKQKLGLDQALKYIEQVCAGLGHAHRNSIIHRDIKPQNLLLTSDLSTVKIADFGVARVNVSDAPITRVGTNIYARPNTAR, from the coding sequence ATGCAAAAGCTCTTGCGAAAGCAGAAACTCGGCCTCGATCAGGCTTTGAAATACATCGAGCAGGTCTGTGCGGGCCTCGGCCATGCACATCGCAATTCGATCATCCATCGCGACATCAAGCCGCAGAATCTGTTGCTCACTTCTGATCTTTCGACCGTGAAGATCGCCGATTTTGGCGTCGCCCGCGTAAATGTTTCCGACGCACCGATAACGCGTGTCGGCACAAACATCTACGCCCGCCCGAACACAGCCCGCTGA
- a CDS encoding DUF3662 domain-containing protein produces MSILDKVRRWIDGETAELVLEQAARDAQVKPRSKAEAFIVKIAREVESVMQNEMVPLPQGTTIIPSEYAIFLSSDDDKEWQGAKRKGLVQGLYHILAERAKEIAARRNWKLVRSSSSCASTVRSKKVRSVCSIAGKIRAATRREFWSGRREFRR; encoded by the coding sequence ATGAGCATTTTAGATAAAGTCAGGCGTTGGATCGATGGTGAGACGGCGGAGCTTGTTTTGGAACAGGCCGCTCGAGACGCGCAGGTCAAGCCGCGTTCTAAGGCCGAGGCATTCATCGTCAAGATCGCCCGCGAGGTCGAATCCGTAATGCAGAACGAGATGGTCCCGCTGCCGCAGGGTACGACCATCATCCCGAGCGAATACGCCATTTTTCTCAGCAGCGACGATGACAAAGAATGGCAGGGAGCCAAACGAAAAGGCCTGGTACAAGGGCTTTACCATATTCTCGCCGAACGGGCGAAAGAGATAGCGGCAAGAAGAAACTGGAAACTCGTTCGTTCGTCATCGAGCTGCGCATCGACGGTACGCTCGAAAAAGGTGAGATCCGTGTGCAGCATAGCTGGGAAGATTCGAGCGGCAACAAGACGGGAGTTCTGGTCAGGCCGAAGGGAATTCCGGCGTTAG
- a CDS encoding FHA domain-containing protein: MQHSWEDSSGNKTGVLVRPKGIPALEPTQNAPISQTIPNFAPATGFQPPPYQAPPPASFQNAPIQQAVPLQTDEPEDMTAVKSRAVELYKLEIWRGGVRQNVVPIYQKEIAIGRGSKSKPVDIPLVGDVEISRRHLMLVTDGAGNFWAVNEGKNPAAINNYELPAGQRVTVNVGVPLNICSYMLRIQPH, translated from the coding sequence GTGCAGCATAGCTGGGAAGATTCGAGCGGCAACAAGACGGGAGTTCTGGTCAGGCCGAAGGGAATTCCGGCGTTAGAACCAACTCAAAACGCTCCGATATCGCAGACCATCCCGAATTTCGCTCCGGCAACGGGATTTCAGCCCCCGCCGTATCAGGCTCCGCCGCCGGCGTCGTTTCAGAATGCACCCATTCAGCAGGCCGTTCCGCTGCAGACCGACGAGCCCGAGGATATGACCGCCGTGAAATCGCGTGCGGTCGAGCTTTACAAGCTGGAGATCTGGCGAGGCGGCGTCAGGCAAAACGTTGTGCCTATCTATCAGAAAGAGATCGCGATCGGCCGCGGTTCGAAATCAAAGCCGGTTGATATTCCGCTCGTCGGTGATGTCGAGATCAGCCGCCGGCACCTGATGCTGGTAACCGACGGAGCAGGGAATTTTTGGGCTGTAAACGAAGGGAAAAATCCGGCAGCGATAAATAACTACGAGCTACCGGCGGGCCAACGCGTAACGGTGAATGTCGGCGTTCCGTTAAATATTTGCAGTTACATGCTCCGCATCCAGCCGCACTAA
- a CDS encoding DUF402 domain-containing protein, which produces MSLKAAQQVTINSRKFDGTIRRSWNCELIEADADSIVFVRVFDIDVSHPDLGEISRGTISYEFYWLDRWYNIFCFHEPDGSFRNYYCNINMPPAFAGSVLDYVDLDIDVVVWPDGSFQILDEAEYEQHAVQYSYPEAVKITLLRHSLSTRSDPLSTAPDK; this is translated from the coding sequence ATGAGCCTGAAAGCCGCTCAGCAGGTCACCATAAATTCACGCAAATTCGACGGCACGATCCGGCGAAGTTGGAACTGTGAGCTGATCGAGGCTGACGCGGATTCCATTGTTTTCGTCAGGGTATTCGATATTGACGTGTCGCATCCCGACCTTGGCGAGATCAGCCGCGGAACTATTTCCTACGAATTTTACTGGCTCGATCGCTGGTATAACATCTTTTGCTTCCACGAACCCGACGGCTCGTTTCGCAATTATTACTGCAATATCAACATGCCGCCCGCTTTTGCCGGCTCCGTTCTCGATTATGTCGATCTCGATATCGACGTTGTCGTCTGGCCGGACGGCAGTTTTCAAATCCTCGACGAAGCCGAATATGAGCAGCACGCCGTTCAATATTCCTATCCCGAAGCCGTAAAAATAACGCTGCTTCGGCACTCGCTGAGTACTCGATCTGATCCGCTCTCAACAGCTCCCGACAAATAG
- a CDS encoding universal stress protein codes for MKVIIATDGTKYGDAAGEMAAKFNLGEGDSVTVISVVDMAVPLVTDIYGGYLPDTSELEKYAKDNAAAVVETTKTKLAAAFDGKKVDISGEVLFGSPGSRIVETAEQIGADLIIIGSHGYRRWERILLGSVSSSVVHHAPCSVLVVRLPAE; via the coding sequence ATGAAAGTAATCATAGCCACAGACGGCACAAAATACGGCGACGCGGCTGGCGAGATGGCCGCTAAATTTAACCTCGGCGAAGGCGATTCGGTCACAGTGATCAGCGTTGTTGATATGGCAGTACCGCTGGTCACCGATATCTACGGCGGTTATTTACCTGATACGAGCGAACTCGAAAAATATGCAAAGGACAACGCAGCCGCGGTTGTCGAGACCACTAAAACGAAACTCGCGGCGGCTTTTGATGGCAAAAAGGTCGATATTTCCGGCGAGGTTCTGTTCGGATCGCCGGGAAGCCGTATCGTTGAGACCGCTGAGCAGATCGGTGCTGACCTTATAATCATAGGCTCGCACGGCTACAGGCGATGGGAGCGCATCCTGCTTGGGTCAGTTTCTAGTTCGGTGGTTCATCACGCGCCTTGTTCGGTCCTGGTTGTTAGACTGCCTGCCGAATGA
- a CDS encoding winged helix-turn-helix transcriptional regulator translates to MPEAIIFEETVSYHLAKVATAFRNSIEQHMASADLHSGQVFVMIELWRQDGMKQIELAEQLNVKAPTLSNMIRGLEKINLVRTKKHSKDGRAMTVHLTARGKTIREDVEKSWIEVEAECVAGLSVSDRFVLFEVLKKLRGTYTGQKVEEED, encoded by the coding sequence ATGCCAGAGGCGATCATTTTCGAGGAAACCGTCAGCTACCATTTAGCCAAGGTCGCGACCGCATTCCGTAACAGCATCGAGCAGCATATGGCTAGTGCCGACCTTCACAGCGGCCAGGTTTTTGTAATGATCGAATTGTGGCGCCAGGACGGCATGAAACAGATCGAACTCGCAGAGCAGTTGAACGTAAAAGCTCCAACGCTTAGCAACATGATCCGCGGCTTGGAAAAAATAAATCTGGTTCGTACCAAAAAACACTCTAAGGACGGCCGGGCGATGACCGTACACCTTACTGCCCGCGGGAAGACTATCCGCGAAGATGTAGAAAAAAGTTGGATAGAAGTCGAAGCTGAGTGCGTCGCGGGCCTTTCGGTGAGCGATCGCTTCGTACTATTTGAGGTATTAAAAAAGCTTCGCGGAACGTACACCGGCCAAAAAGTCGAAGAGGAAGATTAA